In the genome of Candidatus Methylomirabilota bacterium, the window ATGAGATTGCCTTGCACGCGCTTGCCGTTGACGACGCGGCCTCCCCCCGCCACCAGATCGCCCTCGACATCGGCCTGGACATCGACGCCGCCGCCGAAGGCGTAGACATCGCTGGCTACGGTCTGGCCGACCTCGGGGTCGGCGGCCCCCGCCCGCACCGGAGACAGCAGGAGCAGGCCGACCATGACGAGCGTCAAGCCGGGGGCCGCGATCCCGGAGACCAGGCGAAAGGGCATCGGCGCAGTCTCTGCCGGGATGCTCGACGTCGTCAAGCCGGCCCTCTTGCCCGGTTTATGCGCGAACACCTGACCCCCTCACCGACTCAGCCCTCGCCTCGTCGCCCGAGGCGGGCGTCTCGGCTCGAAGTGCGGCCCTCTCCCCCACTGGGGGAGAGGGCTCAAGAGAGGAGCGTAGCGAGAGTGTTCTCTCATCCCTCTCCCCCGCCGCGGGGGAGAGGGCCGCACTTCGAGCTGAGCGGCGCCGCCGCGAGGCGAGGGCTGAGTAAATCAGGGGGCCGTACGACGAGAGAGTCTCCTTCACGAATAGTCCAGGCTAGGCGTGCTCTCTAGGCGAGACGGGCGAGACAGGGCAGATTGCGATACTGCTCCTGGGCATCGAGACCGTAGCCCACCACGAAGACATCCGGGATCTTGATGGCCGGGGTCAGGTCTTGAAATCCGGCAGCGCGCCGCCGCCGCGCTTCGATACCCATTCGAACGTGGCAATTCAAGGTCTGACCTCCTTCAAGCCGATGACCTTGAAGGTCGGGACGGGCCTGAGCAGGCCCTTGAGGCTGAGCGCACCGACCTCCTGGCACTCGATCAGATCCTCCAGCGCCCCGGCCATTCGTGATGAGATGAGAATCTGGCCGCCCTGGGCCTCGCCGCAGAGGCGCGCGGCCAGGTTGGTGACCGTGCCGATGGCGCCGTAGTCCCAGCGCCCTTCGAAGCCGATGGCGCCGATAGTGGCGTAGCCTTCGGTGATCCCCACGCCCAGCGCGAGGTCGTAGCCCCGCTTGCGCCAGCCCGCGCTGAGACCATTGACCCGCTCACGCATGGCCACGGCCATGCGGATCGCGCGCTCGGCCGGGTTCGGCAGCGGCAGAGGGTCGTTGAAGAAGATCATCATGCCGTCCCCCGTGAAGCGCTCGAGGGTGCCCTCGTGCTCCATGATCAGCTTGCCCATCTCGGCGTGGTACTCGCGCAGGACGGTCATCACTTCCTCGGGCTCGGCGGTCTCCGCGAATGCGGTGAACCCCCGGAGGTCCAGGAAGACGACCGTCACCTCCCTGCGGTGGGTCTGGAGCGGGTCGTCGGCGCCGCCGGCCACGATCAGCTCGGCGAGCTGGGGGGAGAAGAAGCGCTTGAGCCGCCCGAGCCGCTCGAGCTGTCGCACTTGGTCCGTGACCCGATCCTCCAGAGTCCGGTTGAGGACGCTGAGCTCGCCCGCCTGGGACTCGAGATGCGCCGCCTGCTCCTGGACGGTGTCGTGGAGCGCTTTGATCCTGAGCATGGACTTGACCCGCGCCACGAGCGCCGCCTGGTCCACGGGCTTGGTCAGATACTCGTCGCCGCCCGCCTCGAGCCCGGCCACTACGTCCTTGGAATCGGTGCGAGCCGTGACGAGGATGATCGGCATGAATGGGAGCGCCGGGTCTT includes:
- a CDS encoding response regulator, with product MRTPPRILIADDNPMNLDILQTRLAVHGYEILTAVDGEAALALAREKQPDLILLDVMMPKLDGLEVCRRLRKDPALPFMPIILVTARTDSKDVVAGLEAGGDEYLTKPVDQAALVARVKSMLRIKALHDTVQEQAAHLESQAGELSVLNRTLEDRVTDQVRQLERLGRLKRFFSPQLAELIVAGGADDPLQTHRREVTVVFLDLRGFTAFAETAEPEEVMTVLREYHAEMGKLIMEHEGTLERFTGDGMMIFFNDPLPLPNPAERAIRMAVAMRERVNGLSAGWRKRGYDLALGVGITEGYATIGAIGFEGRWDYGAIGTVTNLAARLCGEAQGGQILISSRMAGALEDLIECQEVGALSLKGLLRPVPTFKVIGLKEVRP